The following are from one region of the Biomphalaria glabrata chromosome 12, xgBioGlab47.1, whole genome shotgun sequence genome:
- the LOC106056205 gene encoding uncharacterized protein LOC106056205 → MSKKEIIRKVIQIGTWVEDIISNDFMKNIVTSVAQKQGKKRKLKLSQAGLKLIQSRFLQESKSVSFPLSEIKTVTKIPEAPSCIMFVLEDKVRRFRILAFRCSSEEDATQFTSLFDYIQLDQPRAVELKKEDNGNWTLRERNAHNTGRHMADIFNARSQTNGEVKPNGVVTTHIPVLDRNKNYTISQASPEHAKSDKPRFKYSFKRNKGSKKESHDGVDYKVVKNKGDDYVIETEVSQHPHVSMTSHTTTTLEPEFGVVKETTPIEVHMRHENPFDYSGDPNHIIYGSSTNSSRRSSNILPSKPVIYATHTHSEQPVVYRANSRTYDTKPRPVTYYADPWATHRRFMGEYGAHLRPVSHHPAGSDHGSVIMRAETDSVSSKMSKRSRAMSKSEYSVKTTVERPIEATYGRRTVVVRRTEPGYMLVPIHRRSYHDVVL, encoded by the exons ATGTCCAAAAAGGAAATCATTAGAAAAGTGATTCAGATTGGAACATGGGTGGAAGACATTATCAGTAATGATTTCATGAAAAACATCGTCACTTCCGTTGCTCAAAAGCAGGGCAAAAAAAGGAAACTGAAGCTGAGCCAAGCTGGCCTCAAGTTGATCCAGTCCAGGTTTTTGCAAGAGAGCAAGTCGGTGTCTTTCCCCTTGTCCGAAATCAAAACGGTCACCAAAATCCCCGAAGCTCCGTCTTGCATCATGTTCGTCCTGGAGGACAAAGTCAGGCGTTTCAGGATTCTGGCTTTCCGGTGCAGCTCCGAGGAGGACGCTACCCAGTTCACGTCACTGTTTGATTACATCCAACTTGACCAGCCCAGGGCGGTGGAGCTGAAAAAGGAAGATAACGGAAACTGGACATTAAGGGAGAGAAACGCACACAACACCGGGCGGCATATGGCGGACATTTTCAACGCTAGGAGTCAGACCAACGGCGAGGTGAAGCCCAACGGGGTGGTGACCACGCACATTCCAGTGCTGGACCGCAATAAAAACTACACGATCAGCCAGGCTTCGCCAGAGCATGCAAAAAGCGATAAGCCTCGCTTCAAGTATTCCTTCAAGCGCAATAAGGGATCGAAGAAAGAGTCCCACGACGGGGTCGATTACAAGGTGGTAAAAAATAAAGGAGACGATTACGTGATAGAGACCGAAGTATCCCAGCATCCTCACGTGTCGATGACATCACACACCACCACCACTCTCGAACCTGAGTTCGGCGTTGTCAAGGAGACGACCCCAATAGAGGTACACATGCGGCACGAGAACCCATTCGACTACAGTGGGGATCCCAACCACATCATCTACGGTAGCAGCACCAACAGCAGCCGCAGGAGCAGCAACATCCTCCCTTCCAAACCAGTCATCTACGCAACCCACACACACAGTGAGCAACCTGTAGTGTACAGGGCCAATTCCAGAACGTACGACACTAAGCCTAGACCTGTCACCTACTACGCAGACCCTTGGGCCACTCACAGGAGATTTATGGGAGAGTATGGCGCGCACCTCCGACCTGTGAGCCACCATCCTGCAG GTTCTGACCACGGCAGCGTCATCATGCGGGCCGAGACAGACTCGGTCAGCTCCAAGATGAGTAAGCGGTCCCGTGCCATGAGCAAGTCCGAGTATTCGGTCAAAACCACGGTAGAGAGGCCCATCGAGGCTACCTACGGCCGCCGGACAGTGGTAGTCAGGCGGACCGAGCCGGGCTACATGTTGGTGCCAATCCACCGAAGGTCCTACCACGATGTTGTTCTGTGA